GTGACAACTTgtattttgtattgtttttatcgTTATACTTAATTGATTATCATTTATATCTTATTGAATgagcattttaaaaaaaaaaaaaaaatatctaagaGATCAAATATGAACGATTTTGTGTAGATCTATAAAGTTGAGACAACCCACATGAAGAAACAGTACatcaacatttatttattttatagtggactagttaaaaaaaatacttaaaacatttttttctataacaatAAATGGactatttaaaacaaaataaaataaaaaaaatctccatCACTCACCAAATATCCAATCCAAAGAATATTCATCATGAAAGCAATAGAAAAGGACTAATAAGTTATTAAATGGAACATTTTTGTCCACAATTGAGAGTTTTTGAACAGTATTGACCTTTCAAAAGATTAAAGGACCAATTAGCTACTTTGTCTTTTCAAAACTAATACATCACAAAAGTTccaataacaataaatatagaTAGCAAATGAAAATCACATATGTCCTTATATAGTGTAGGACaaaatacttgtttttatttggaCAATAATAATCTTCACAACACAGCATAATCTTCATGTCTTAAAAGGAAACAAACACCTATTTAACAAAggattattcttattattattgttgttttgaTTGAGCTCACTTAAAAGCAATTAGAACCCAAAAATCTGATCTTCATCTTGGAACCCACCAAACTCGCAAGTAGAATCTTCGAAAGGAAGCAGCAGCGGCGACAACATACTCGTGCTAAggttttcttcttcatctatcGATGAATCTGAGTGATGGGTTTCAGGAATATGCCAAGAATAGTAGCCTTGATCGATCGACTGTGGACTGTCTGAATCTATAAATCCATCTTTCATTGATATCTTCCCCACCTCTTTTTCTTCCTCCCAATTAGGAATAGGTTCAACATTCTGAATTCGAGAGGGCGTGTCGTGCTCTGGTGATTCTGGatcgttcatcttcttcttcagcaGTTCTTCTTTGAGCTTCATTACCTAAATTGGAAAACAAAAATGCATTATCAAAGGAAGAATGGTGCCATTGAACCAAATGAAATGCCCATTCAAAATGATTTATCACATTCTAAAAACAATAATACTTGAATTGAGATTTGCACAACtcttattttatatgaaaaaaactaCCTCAGATTCAAGTTTGGACTTTTCCTTAAGGAGGCTATCATAGTTAACCTTGAGTTCTTTGTAATCAGCTTCTAACCCATCATAATCCTTCTCCATCTGCTTTGTCTTCCATCTAGCCCGTCGATTTTGAAACCATATAGCAACTTGACGCGGCTGCAAACCTAAATCCTTAGCAAGCTGGAGTTTTCTATCAGGTTCTAGTTTATTCTCTGTTTCGAAATTCTTCTCCAGGAATTGGACTTGGTCATTTGTAAGTCTCCTTTTCTTTTCATGTTTATGAAAGTTATAACCATCTAAATCATCATCTACTATGTTATCTTCTTGATCAAATGAGAAGAAGAATGGTTTGTTTGTTATCCCTTTAGCATCATCAAAGCTCAAAATTGAGTTTGCACCTGAAATCACACATAATTAACCTATTACTAATAAATCAATCCatccaaaccctaaacctttgGCTGGATTTTGATCCACAATTAGAGGTTCATATCAAAACAGTTGAATCAAAACATGtagattaaaaagtaaaaaaaaaaagtcaaccCACAACATAGCAAGATCAGAATCACAGATGTTCAAAAACAGAATATCA
This is a stretch of genomic DNA from Impatiens glandulifera chromosome 4, dImpGla2.1, whole genome shotgun sequence. It encodes these proteins:
- the LOC124936347 gene encoding homeobox-leucine zipper protein HAT5-like, which encodes MAAHPLDLDSSFNFGSSSFRGANSILSFDDAKGITNKPFFFSFDQEDNIVDDDLDGYNFHKHEKKRRLTNDQVQFLEKNFETENKLEPDRKLQLAKDLGLQPRQVAIWFQNRRARWKTKQMEKDYDGLEADYKELKVNYDSLLKEKSKLESEVMKLKEELLKKKMNDPESPEHDTPSRIQNVEPIPNWEEEKEVGKISMKDGFIDSDSPQSIDQGYYSWHIPETHHSDSSIDEEENLSTSMLSPLLLPFEDSTCEFGGFQDEDQIFGF